In Daphnia pulicaria isolate SC F1-1A chromosome 5, SC_F0-13Bv2, whole genome shotgun sequence, a single genomic region encodes these proteins:
- the LOC124340455 gene encoding transforming acidic coiled-coil-containing protein 2-like isoform X1 encodes MEVGDENLPPSIQTIIKTESTVCASPRSPGAVRSVLADVNTSKSFVCETKIMNELGSGTNEEEKCEAVAVDLDAEAWSERTAVITRYDHETHCDLARGFVEDLANKVVEENFKEPEQKKENFKAPTSLHLKKQKLFLPDLVPNVAASGPPTDVVSESDEYESADEQPQLQDTLYLDSTVHPSTAFDASTPIDTPGWHLDFDSSHVFPVGDVTVDASLKDYSLPTVDSAPESLPHIPAVNAVPKEETDSLGAIANFPARTSQPFSPSSGSDVDVSVLDSESDTLAAVTPINPSNEVDVDLITQFERLMLSKQVLSKQSPATPTLNTTFPLSEDENTPIVAVNQTVSSSVYEEEDILPADATRDVLSVTRDVSVTNQDDSEFASFLDQPSEHSSFADLKGHPRTKNFINDPDCSSSIVEDQKPQVIEEENEEIDGCQEEIVPVVEEEIISTVEESVPVVEEEIISTVEESVPVKEEVASTVVETVPVKEEENTPAQEEVVVSTVEETVPVVEEETVPAEEKEIVPAEEKVIVLEGTVPDLKEEIVPAVEETVSVEEKQTAVQEKTDPVVELNRTVPVVEEEIVPVAEEEIVPVNEEETVPVAEEEIVPVAEEEIVPVNEEETVPVVEKETVLVVEETVPVLESEVVPVIEGEPVSVVEKETVAIEEDQIVSEKKTVPDEEEQNPAVTEELSLTINKEEIVSVVEEQPTSIIEIAGALEPVDISSSEVDTVPAEGDSTFASTGEQTVLNAADKSCPAEVSEAPSEENQTSAVTEDVLPELSSADAETTAVKPTSLPEEKPIVTKKGYDLSFLDRFDDLENATPSISQAKLLPQLSTPISDSSALRVITEQESGPSTPVDQQVEKDEAVVTTPQVDVDQETSFIPITSQESEESKVPAQDETIVEEKPAEVSVHSDTGREACEEAPLIVPKKGYDLSFLDKLEDLENASPVATVNGSQETKMKESMSTNDKEAEPTEEQQSSESKSEKPAGTSPTKKAPFVRKPIRPRVARPAANVAKSDAFEVEFAFDPNEDPFKPKKKLGASPTRDGSPKTQNDVITSPNHVDNTEANSTVIESIPQSMSPKPEIVSERLSNNGSDQEEFRPAQEVFHDPSELDFLMQHGGATHDIALARQSLFVKFDPLVTGRPSMFPPRSSDAGGDDTILAEEDAARKSAGESLFLFSPPHSSSAPKVERTEPVEKSNPPECLMSSHNVAGDVLSLNEHKEALKLQELLFQDKLLQKEREILMKENENQDMKSKYEATVEAQAQMRQIVGEYEKTISQLIAEKEREKANMETTLQSTIKERDQAIEDVKEVERAFSEFHRMYERNRTAAENLHKNEEALKKALAAYQERLQQEQHKYETLKLHAAQKLEGAQQEMENLKRNLEGESSRVKAQLKKTEMRLASVEQSLEQKSKENEELTTLCDELINKLGSSAK; translated from the exons ATGGAAGTTGGAGATGAAAATTTACCGCCATCGATTCAAACAATAATTAAAACTGAAAGCACCGTTTGTGCTAGCCCACGTTCCCCAGGAGCTGTCAGATCTGTCTTGGCTGATGTCAACACGTCAAAATCCTTTGTGTGTGAGACAAAAATCATGAACGAGCTG GGTTCGGGGACAAACGAAGAAGAGAAATGCGAAGCAGTTGCCGTGGACCTGGATGCAGAGGCTTGGTCTGAACGGACAGCCGTCATCACCCGTTATGATCATGAGACCCACTGCGATCTGGCCCGTGGCTTCGTTGAGGATCTAGCTAACAAAGTCGTAGAAGAAAACTTTAAGGAACCTgagcagaagaaagaaaacttcAAAGCACCCACTTCGttacatttgaaaaaacagaaactctTTTTGCCTGATTTGGTACCCAACGTTGCCGCATCGGGACCTCCAACCGATGTTGTTTCTGAATCGGACGAATACGAAAGCGCTGACGAACAGCCACAATTGCAAG ATACTCTATACCTGGACTCGACTGTCCATCCGTCAACAGCTTTTGACGCGTCTACGCCAATTGACACTCCTGGTTGGCATTTAGATTTCGATTCGTCTCACGTCTTTCCTGTTGGTGATGTCACTGTCGATGCTAGTCTTAAAGACTACTCATTGCCAACTGTAGATTCAGCACCGGAGAGTTTGCCCCATATTCCCGCAGTAAACGCGGTACCCAAGGAAGAAACAGATTCATTGGGTGCTATAGCCAATTTCCCTGCCAGGACTTCGCAACCGTTTTCACCTTCGTCTGGATCTGACGTTGATGTCTCCGTTTTAGATTCCGAATCCGATACACTAGCAGCAGTGACACCCATCAATCCGTCGAATGAAGTGGATGTCGACTTAATTACTCAGTTTGAACGTTTGATGCTCTCGAAGCAAGTGCTATCTAAACAATCACCTGCTACGCCAACTTTAAACACAACTTTCCCGTTGAGTGAGGACGAGAACACACCCATTGTCGCTGTGAATCAAACTGTTTCTTCTTCGGTATACGAGGAAGAAGACATCCTTCCTGCTGACGCAACACGGGACGTTTTGTCTGTCACGCGAGACGTTTCTGTCACTAATCAAGACGACTCTGAATTTGCTTCGTTTCTTGACCAGCCATCGGAGCATAGCTCATTTGCTGATTTGAAAGGTCATCCCAGGaccaaaaatttcattaatgaTCCAGATTGTTCATCGTCAATCGTCGAGGATCAAAAACCTCAAGTAATTGAAGAAGAGAACGAGGAAATTGACGGCTGTCAAGAAGAAATTGTTCCAGttgtagaagaagaaataatttcaactGTCGAAGAATCTGTTCCAGttgtagaagaagaaataatttcaactGTCGAAGAATCTGTTCCAGTTAAAGAAGAAGTAGCTTCAACTGTCGTAGAAACTGTTCCAGttaaagaggaagaaaatacTCCAGCTCAAGAAGAAGTAGTAGTTTCGACTGTCGAAGAAACTGTTCCAGTTGTGGAGGAAGAAACTGTTCCagctgaagaaaaagaaattgttccagctgaagaaaaagtaattgttTTAGAAGGAACCGTTCCGGacttgaaagaagaaattgttcCGGCCGTGGAGGAAACAGTTTCTGTTGAGGAAAAACAAACTGCTGTCCAAGAGAAAACTGACCCAGTCGTCGAATTGAATAGGACTGTTCCTGTCGTCGAAGAGGAAATTGTTCCAGTCGCCGAAGAGGAAATTGTTCCAGTCAACGAAGAGGAAACTGTTCCAGTCGCCGAAGAGGAAATTGTTCCAGTCGCCGAAGAGGAAATTGTTCCAGTCAACGAAGAGGAAACTGTTCCTGTTGTCGAAAAAGAAACCGTTTTGGTTGTTGAGGAGACGGTTCCAGTTCTCGAATCGGAAGTTGTTCCAGTCATCGAAGGAGAACCTGTTTCAGTcgtcgaaaaagaaactgtTGCAATCGAGGAAGATCAAATTGtttctgaaaagaaaacagttccagACGAGGAAGAGCAAAACCCTGCTGTCACTGAGGAACTTAGCTTGACGatcaacaaagaagaaatcgtTTCAGTTGTTGAAGAGCAGCCAACTTCTATCATCGAGATCGCCGGGGCCTTAGAGCCGGTTGATATCAGTAGCAGCGAAGTTGACACGGTTCCAGCTGAAGGCGATTCGACTTTCGCTTCTACTGGTGAACAAACCGTTTTGAACGCAGCTGACAAAAGTTGTCCCGCTGAAGTCAGCGAAGCCCCTAGCGAAGAAAACCAAACATCTGCAGTAACTGAAGACGTTTTGCCTGAACTGTCATCAGCAGACGCCGAGACGACTGCAGTCAAACCGACAAGTTTACCAGAAGAAAAGCCAATTGTAACCAAGAAAGGTTACGACCTCAGTTTTTTGGATAGATTTGATGATCTAGAGAACGCTACTCCATCTATCAGTCAAGCTAAACTTCTACCCCAGCTCTCGACCCCGATTTCCGACTCTTCTGCTTTAAGAG TTATTACGGAACAAGAAAGCGGTCCGTCTACTCCAGTTGATCAACAGGTGGAAAAAGACGAGGCTGTTGTCACGACTCCCCAAGTGGACGTCGACCAAGAAACTTCATTCATTCCCATCACGTCACAAG AATCTGAAGAGAGTAAAGTGCCCGCTCAAGACGAAACTATCGTGGAAGAAAAACCAGCAGAAGTTTCAGTACACTCTGACACTGGGCGAGAAGCCTGTGAAGAGGCCCCGTTGATTGTACCTAAAAAGGGTTACGACTTGAGTTTCCTGGACAAACTGGAAGACTTGGAAAACGCGTCGCCTGTCGCCACTGTTAACG GATCTCAAGAGACCAAGATGAAGGAAAGTATGTCGACAAACGATAAGGAAGCTGAGCCAACTGAAGAGCAACAATCCTCTGAATCCAAATCAGAGAAACCAGCTGGAACAAGTCCAACCAAGAAAGCACCTTTTGTACGCAAACCCATCCGTCCCCGAGTCGCCCGACCAGCAGCTAATGTTGCAAAATCGGATGCGTTCGAAGTTGAGTTTGCTTTCGATCCGAACGAGGATCCTttcaaacccaaaaagaaattaggaGCCTCGCCAACTAGGGATGGTAgtccaaaaacacaaaatgatGTCATTACCTCCCCCAATCACGTt GACAACACCGAAGCCAACAGTACTGTGATCGAAAGCATTCCTCAGTCGATGTCACCCAAACCTGAAATAGTCAGTGAAAGGTTGTCAAACAATGGTAGTGACCAAGAAGAATTCCGACCGGCCCAGGAAGTCTTTCATGATCCCTCAGAGCTGGATTTCCTCATGCAACACGGTGGCGCTACGCACGATATTGCTTTAGCTAGGCAATCACTATTTGTGAAATTTGATCCGCTTGTTACGGGAAGGCCTAGTATGTTTCCACCCCGCTCATCCGATGCTG GTGGAGATGACACAATACTTGCGGAAGAGGATGCCGCTCGTAAATCTGCTGGAGAGAGTTTATTCCTCTTCAGCCCACCACATTCTTCTAGTGCACCTAAAGTGGAAAGAACTGAGCCGGTTGAAAAGTCAAATCCGCCCGAGTGCCTAATGTCCAGTCATAATGTGGCTGGAGATGTTCTTAGTCTGAATGAACACAAGGAGGCATTGAAGTTACAAGAATTGTTGTTCCAAGACAAATTACTTCAAAAGGAACGAGAAATTCTGATGAAAGAGAATGAAAATCAGGATATGAAGTCTAAATATGAAGCCACTGTTGAAGCCCAAGCCCAGATGAG ACAAATTGTCGGTGAATATGAGAAGACGATATCTCAATTGATTGCTGAAAAGGAGCGGGAAAAGGCCAACATGGAGACCACCCTGCAAAGTACGATCAAGGAGAGAGATCAGGCGATCGAAGACGTCAAAGAAGTGGAACGTGCTTTTAGCGAATTTCACCGCATGTACGAGCGTAATCGCACAGCAGCCGAGAATTTGCATAAGAATGAAGAAGCTTTGAAGAAGGCCCTAGCGGCCTACCAGGAAAGATTGCAGCAGGAGCAACACAAATACGAGACGCTGAAGCTGCATGCCGCTCAGAAACTCGAAGG agctcaacaagaaatggagaaTTTGAAGCGTAATCTTGAAGGCGAGAGTTCTCGGGTGAAGGCTCAGCTCAAGAAAACTGAGATGAGACTGGCGTCGGTCGAGCAAAGTCTGGAACAGAAATCCAAAGAGAACGAGGAGCTCACCACTTTGTGCGATGAACTTATTAACAAATTAGGATCCAGTGCTAAGTAA
- the LOC124340455 gene encoding transforming acidic coiled-coil-containing protein 2-like isoform X5, whose protein sequence is MNFVRKWLQGSGTNEEEKCEAVAVDLDAEAWSERTAVITRYDHETHCDLARGFVEDLANKVVEENFKEPEQKKENFKAPTSLHLKKQKLFLPDLVPNVAASGPPTDVVSESDEYESADEQPQLQDTLYLDSTVHPSTAFDASTPIDTPGWHLDFDSSHVFPVGDVTVDASLKDYSLPTVDSAPESLPHIPAVNAVPKEETDSLGAIANFPARTSQPFSPSSGSDVDVSVLDSESDTLAAVTPINPSNEVDVDLITQFERLMLSKQVLSKQSPATPTLNTTFPLSEDENTPIVAVNQTVSSSVYEEEDILPADATRDVLSVTRDVSVTNQDDSEFASFLDQPSEHSSFADLKGHPRTKNFINDPDCSSSIVEDQKPQVIEEENEEIDGCQEEIVPVVEEEIISTVEESVPVVEEEIISTVEESVPVKEEVASTVVETVPVKEEENTPAQEEVVVSTVEETVPVVEEETVPAEEKEIVPAEEKVIVLEGTVPDLKEEIVPAVEETVSVEEKQTAVQEKTDPVVELNRTVPVVEEEIVPVAEEEIVPVNEEETVPVAEEEIVPVAEEEIVPVNEEETVPVVEKETVLVVEETVPVLESEVVPVIEGEPVSVVEKETVAIEEDQIVSEKKTVPDEEEQNPAVTEELSLTINKEEIVSVVEEQPTSIIEIAGALEPVDISSSEVDTVPAEGDSTFASTGEQTVLNAADKSCPAEVSEAPSEENQTSAVTEDVLPELSSADAETTAVKPTSLPEEKPIVTKKGYDLSFLDRFDDLENATPSISQAKLLPQLSTPISDSSALRVITEQESGPSTPVDQQVEKDEAVVTTPQVDVDQETSFIPITSQESEESKVPAQDETIVEEKPAEVSVHSDTGREACEEAPLIVPKKGYDLSFLDKLEDLENASPVATVNGSQETKMKESMSTNDKEAEPTEEQQSSESKSEKPAGTSPTKKAPFVRKPIRPRVARPAANVAKSDAFEVEFAFDPNEDPFKPKKKLGASPTRDGSPKTQNDVITSPNHVDNTEANSTVIESIPQSMSPKPEIVSERLSNNGSDQEEFRPAQEVFHDPSELDFLMQHGGATHDIALARQSLFVKFDPLVTGRPSMFPPRSSDAGGDDTILAEEDAARKSAGESLFLFSPPHSSSAPKVERTEPVEKSNPPECLMSSHNVAGDVLSLNEHKEALKLQELLFQDKLLQKEREILMKENENQDMKSKYEATVEAQAQMRQIVGEYEKTISQLIAEKEREKANMETTLQSTIKERDQAIEDVKEVERAFSEFHRMYERNRTAAENLHKNEEALKKALAAYQERLQQEQHKYETLKLHAAQKLEGAQQEMENLKRNLEGESSRVKAQLKKTEMRLASVEQSLEQKSKENEELTTLCDELINKLGSSAK, encoded by the exons ATGAATTTCGTACGCAAATGGCTTCAG GGTTCGGGGACAAACGAAGAAGAGAAATGCGAAGCAGTTGCCGTGGACCTGGATGCAGAGGCTTGGTCTGAACGGACAGCCGTCATCACCCGTTATGATCATGAGACCCACTGCGATCTGGCCCGTGGCTTCGTTGAGGATCTAGCTAACAAAGTCGTAGAAGAAAACTTTAAGGAACCTgagcagaagaaagaaaacttcAAAGCACCCACTTCGttacatttgaaaaaacagaaactctTTTTGCCTGATTTGGTACCCAACGTTGCCGCATCGGGACCTCCAACCGATGTTGTTTCTGAATCGGACGAATACGAAAGCGCTGACGAACAGCCACAATTGCAAG ATACTCTATACCTGGACTCGACTGTCCATCCGTCAACAGCTTTTGACGCGTCTACGCCAATTGACACTCCTGGTTGGCATTTAGATTTCGATTCGTCTCACGTCTTTCCTGTTGGTGATGTCACTGTCGATGCTAGTCTTAAAGACTACTCATTGCCAACTGTAGATTCAGCACCGGAGAGTTTGCCCCATATTCCCGCAGTAAACGCGGTACCCAAGGAAGAAACAGATTCATTGGGTGCTATAGCCAATTTCCCTGCCAGGACTTCGCAACCGTTTTCACCTTCGTCTGGATCTGACGTTGATGTCTCCGTTTTAGATTCCGAATCCGATACACTAGCAGCAGTGACACCCATCAATCCGTCGAATGAAGTGGATGTCGACTTAATTACTCAGTTTGAACGTTTGATGCTCTCGAAGCAAGTGCTATCTAAACAATCACCTGCTACGCCAACTTTAAACACAACTTTCCCGTTGAGTGAGGACGAGAACACACCCATTGTCGCTGTGAATCAAACTGTTTCTTCTTCGGTATACGAGGAAGAAGACATCCTTCCTGCTGACGCAACACGGGACGTTTTGTCTGTCACGCGAGACGTTTCTGTCACTAATCAAGACGACTCTGAATTTGCTTCGTTTCTTGACCAGCCATCGGAGCATAGCTCATTTGCTGATTTGAAAGGTCATCCCAGGaccaaaaatttcattaatgaTCCAGATTGTTCATCGTCAATCGTCGAGGATCAAAAACCTCAAGTAATTGAAGAAGAGAACGAGGAAATTGACGGCTGTCAAGAAGAAATTGTTCCAGttgtagaagaagaaataatttcaactGTCGAAGAATCTGTTCCAGttgtagaagaagaaataatttcaactGTCGAAGAATCTGTTCCAGTTAAAGAAGAAGTAGCTTCAACTGTCGTAGAAACTGTTCCAGttaaagaggaagaaaatacTCCAGCTCAAGAAGAAGTAGTAGTTTCGACTGTCGAAGAAACTGTTCCAGTTGTGGAGGAAGAAACTGTTCCagctgaagaaaaagaaattgttccagctgaagaaaaagtaattgttTTAGAAGGAACCGTTCCGGacttgaaagaagaaattgttcCGGCCGTGGAGGAAACAGTTTCTGTTGAGGAAAAACAAACTGCTGTCCAAGAGAAAACTGACCCAGTCGTCGAATTGAATAGGACTGTTCCTGTCGTCGAAGAGGAAATTGTTCCAGTCGCCGAAGAGGAAATTGTTCCAGTCAACGAAGAGGAAACTGTTCCAGTCGCCGAAGAGGAAATTGTTCCAGTCGCCGAAGAGGAAATTGTTCCAGTCAACGAAGAGGAAACTGTTCCTGTTGTCGAAAAAGAAACCGTTTTGGTTGTTGAGGAGACGGTTCCAGTTCTCGAATCGGAAGTTGTTCCAGTCATCGAAGGAGAACCTGTTTCAGTcgtcgaaaaagaaactgtTGCAATCGAGGAAGATCAAATTGtttctgaaaagaaaacagttccagACGAGGAAGAGCAAAACCCTGCTGTCACTGAGGAACTTAGCTTGACGatcaacaaagaagaaatcgtTTCAGTTGTTGAAGAGCAGCCAACTTCTATCATCGAGATCGCCGGGGCCTTAGAGCCGGTTGATATCAGTAGCAGCGAAGTTGACACGGTTCCAGCTGAAGGCGATTCGACTTTCGCTTCTACTGGTGAACAAACCGTTTTGAACGCAGCTGACAAAAGTTGTCCCGCTGAAGTCAGCGAAGCCCCTAGCGAAGAAAACCAAACATCTGCAGTAACTGAAGACGTTTTGCCTGAACTGTCATCAGCAGACGCCGAGACGACTGCAGTCAAACCGACAAGTTTACCAGAAGAAAAGCCAATTGTAACCAAGAAAGGTTACGACCTCAGTTTTTTGGATAGATTTGATGATCTAGAGAACGCTACTCCATCTATCAGTCAAGCTAAACTTCTACCCCAGCTCTCGACCCCGATTTCCGACTCTTCTGCTTTAAGAG TTATTACGGAACAAGAAAGCGGTCCGTCTACTCCAGTTGATCAACAGGTGGAAAAAGACGAGGCTGTTGTCACGACTCCCCAAGTGGACGTCGACCAAGAAACTTCATTCATTCCCATCACGTCACAAG AATCTGAAGAGAGTAAAGTGCCCGCTCAAGACGAAACTATCGTGGAAGAAAAACCAGCAGAAGTTTCAGTACACTCTGACACTGGGCGAGAAGCCTGTGAAGAGGCCCCGTTGATTGTACCTAAAAAGGGTTACGACTTGAGTTTCCTGGACAAACTGGAAGACTTGGAAAACGCGTCGCCTGTCGCCACTGTTAACG GATCTCAAGAGACCAAGATGAAGGAAAGTATGTCGACAAACGATAAGGAAGCTGAGCCAACTGAAGAGCAACAATCCTCTGAATCCAAATCAGAGAAACCAGCTGGAACAAGTCCAACCAAGAAAGCACCTTTTGTACGCAAACCCATCCGTCCCCGAGTCGCCCGACCAGCAGCTAATGTTGCAAAATCGGATGCGTTCGAAGTTGAGTTTGCTTTCGATCCGAACGAGGATCCTttcaaacccaaaaagaaattaggaGCCTCGCCAACTAGGGATGGTAgtccaaaaacacaaaatgatGTCATTACCTCCCCCAATCACGTt GACAACACCGAAGCCAACAGTACTGTGATCGAAAGCATTCCTCAGTCGATGTCACCCAAACCTGAAATAGTCAGTGAAAGGTTGTCAAACAATGGTAGTGACCAAGAAGAATTCCGACCGGCCCAGGAAGTCTTTCATGATCCCTCAGAGCTGGATTTCCTCATGCAACACGGTGGCGCTACGCACGATATTGCTTTAGCTAGGCAATCACTATTTGTGAAATTTGATCCGCTTGTTACGGGAAGGCCTAGTATGTTTCCACCCCGCTCATCCGATGCTG GTGGAGATGACACAATACTTGCGGAAGAGGATGCCGCTCGTAAATCTGCTGGAGAGAGTTTATTCCTCTTCAGCCCACCACATTCTTCTAGTGCACCTAAAGTGGAAAGAACTGAGCCGGTTGAAAAGTCAAATCCGCCCGAGTGCCTAATGTCCAGTCATAATGTGGCTGGAGATGTTCTTAGTCTGAATGAACACAAGGAGGCATTGAAGTTACAAGAATTGTTGTTCCAAGACAAATTACTTCAAAAGGAACGAGAAATTCTGATGAAAGAGAATGAAAATCAGGATATGAAGTCTAAATATGAAGCCACTGTTGAAGCCCAAGCCCAGATGAG ACAAATTGTCGGTGAATATGAGAAGACGATATCTCAATTGATTGCTGAAAAGGAGCGGGAAAAGGCCAACATGGAGACCACCCTGCAAAGTACGATCAAGGAGAGAGATCAGGCGATCGAAGACGTCAAAGAAGTGGAACGTGCTTTTAGCGAATTTCACCGCATGTACGAGCGTAATCGCACAGCAGCCGAGAATTTGCATAAGAATGAAGAAGCTTTGAAGAAGGCCCTAGCGGCCTACCAGGAAAGATTGCAGCAGGAGCAACACAAATACGAGACGCTGAAGCTGCATGCCGCTCAGAAACTCGAAGG agctcaacaagaaatggagaaTTTGAAGCGTAATCTTGAAGGCGAGAGTTCTCGGGTGAAGGCTCAGCTCAAGAAAACTGAGATGAGACTGGCGTCGGTCGAGCAAAGTCTGGAACAGAAATCCAAAGAGAACGAGGAGCTCACCACTTTGTGCGATGAACTTATTAACAAATTAGGATCCAGTGCTAAGTAA